One stretch of Archocentrus centrarchus isolate MPI-CPG fArcCen1 chromosome 5, fArcCen1, whole genome shotgun sequence DNA includes these proteins:
- the LOC115780162 gene encoding potassium voltage-gated channel subfamily A member 3-like isoform X1, which produces MDDQTSSVILPPSSEGHRGSDESDNRGYAVDEKGVMTVENMLEESTVLSAPHLSVDRYERSRQGCCERVVINISGLRFETQLKTFSQFPDTLLGDPRKRMRYFDPLRNEYFFDRNRPSFDAILYYYQSGGRIRRPVNVPIDIFSEEIRFYQLGEEAMEKFREDEGFIKEEERVLPKNDFQKQVWLLFEYPESSGPARGIAIVSVLVILISIVIFCMETLPEFRDDRDQATVAPTVNGTAPYTSNPFTDPFFVIETLCIIWFSFELLVRFFACPSKTTFSKNIMNIIDIVAIIPYFITLGTELAERQTNGGQQAMSLAILRVIRLVRVFRIFKLSRHSKGLQILGQTLKASMRELGLLIFFLFIGVILFSSAVYFAEADDPTSSFSSIPDAFWWAVVTMTTVGYGDMHPVTIGGKIVGSLCAIAGVLTIALPVPVIVSNFNYFYHRETDGEEYPQYHTVGSCEHLPSEELRRSCSSSSLSKSEYMVIEEGINSTFKQSNFTTENNQNCVNIKKIFTDV; this is translated from the coding sequence ATGGATGACCAGACCTCCAGCGTGATCCTTCCGCCCTCGTCAGAGGGACACAGGGGCAGCGACGAGTCTGACAACCGGGGTTATGCCGTGGACGAGAAGGGCGTCATGACGGTAGAAAATATGCTGGAAGAGTCCACCGTCCTCTCAGCGCCTCACCTGTCGGTGGACCGATACGAGCGCAGCCGTCAGGGATGCTGCGAGAGGGTGGTCATCAACATTTCGGGTTTACGCTTCGAGACGCAACTGAAAACTTTCAGCCAGTTCCCAGACACGCTGCTCGGGGACCCCAGGAAAAGGATGCGCTACTTTGACCCACTGAGGAACGAATACTTCTTCGACAGGAACAGACCAAGCTTTGATGCCATCCTCTACTACTACCAATCAGGAGGGCGCATACGGAGACCTGTTAACGTCCCCATTGATATTTTCTCAGAGGAGATCAGGTTTTACCAACTCGGTGAGGAAGCCATGGAGAAATTCCGCGAGGATGAAGGGTTTATAAAAGAAGAGGAGCGTGTCCTCCCCAAAAATGATTTTCAAAAGCAGGTTTGGCTATTGTTTGAGTATCCCGAAAGCTCTGGGCCAGCAAGGGGGATAGCCATCGTTTCAGTGcttgttattttaatttcaattgTTATTTTCTGTATGGAGACTCTGCCGGAATTTCGGGACGACAGAGACCAAGCCACAGTGGCACCCACAGTTAATGGCACTGCTCCCTACACGTCAAACCCGTTCACAGATCCCTTCTTTGTCATAGAAACGTTGTGCATTATATGGTTCTCTTTTGAGCTGCTGGTCAGGTTTTTTGCCTGCCCCAGCAAAACTACCTTCTCCAAAAACATAATGAATATCATTGATATCGTCGCCATAATCCCCTATTTTATCACTCTGGGGACAGAGCTGGCCGAGAGGCAAACCAACGGCGGTCAGCAGGCGATGTCCCTCGCCATCCTGAGGGTGATCAGACTGGTGAGGGTCTTTCGTATTTTTAAGCTCTCACGACACTCAAAAGGACTTCAGATTTTGGGACAGACCCTCAAGGCCAGCATGAGGGAGCTCGGCTTGctcatatttttccttttcatcgGAGTTATTCTCTTCTCCAGTGCTGTTTACTTTGCAGAAGCAGACGACCCCACTTCCAGTTTCTCCAGTATCCCAGATGCCTTTTGGTGGGCAGTTGTCACCATGACCACAGTTGGTTATGGTGATATGCATCCGGTCACTATTGGTGGTAAAATAGTGGGCTCTCTGTGCGCAATAGCAGGCGTGCTGACCATTGCCTTACCCGTGCCAGTGATTGTGTCCAATTTCAACTACTTTTACCACAGAGAGACTGATGGAGAGGAGTACCCACAGTATCACACTGTAGGTAGCTGTGAGCACCTCCCCtcagaggagctgaggaggtCGTGCAGCTCCTCGTCTCTCAGCAAGTCAGAGTACATGGTGATAGAGGAGGGCATCAACAGTACGTTCAAACAGTCCAACTTCACCACCGAAAACAACCAGAACTGCGTGAACATCAAAAAGATCTTCACAGACGTGTAA
- the LOC115780162 gene encoding potassium voltage-gated channel subfamily A member 3-like isoform X2 has product MDDQTSSVILPPSSEGHRGSDESDNRGYAVDEKGVMTVENMLEESTVLSAPHLSVDRYERSRQGCCERVVINISGLRFETQLKTFSQFPDTLLGDPRKRMRYFDPLRNEYFFDRNRPSFDAILYYYQSGGRIRRPVNVPIDIFCMETLPEFRDDRDQATVAPTVNGTAPYTSNPFTDPFFVIETLCIIWFSFELLVRFFACPSKTTFSKNIMNIIDIVAIIPYFITLGTELAERQTNGGQQAMSLAILRVIRLVRVFRIFKLSRHSKGLQILGQTLKASMRELGLLIFFLFIGVILFSSAVYFAEADDPTSSFSSIPDAFWWAVVTMTTVGYGDMHPVTIGGKIVGSLCAIAGVLTIALPVPVIVSNFNYFYHRETDGEEYPQYHTVGSCEHLPSEELRRSCSSSSLSKSEYMVIEEGINSTFKQSNFTTENNQNCVNIKKIFTDV; this is encoded by the exons ATGGATGACCAGACCTCCAGCGTGATCCTTCCGCCCTCGTCAGAGGGACACAGGGGCAGCGACGAGTCTGACAACCGGGGTTATGCCGTGGACGAGAAGGGCGTCATGACGGTAGAAAATATGCTGGAAGAGTCCACCGTCCTCTCAGCGCCTCACCTGTCGGTGGACCGATACGAGCGCAGCCGTCAGGGATGCTGCGAGAGGGTGGTCATCAACATTTCGGGTTTACGCTTCGAGACGCAACTGAAAACTTTCAGCCAGTTCCCAGACACGCTGCTCGGGGACCCCAGGAAAAGGATGCGCTACTTTGACCCACTGAGGAACGAATACTTCTTCGACAGGAACAGACCAAGCTTTGATGCCATCCTCTACTACTACCAATCAGGAGGGCGCATACGGAGACCTGTTAACGTCCCCATTGA TATTTTCTGTATGGAGACTCTGCCGGAATTTCGGGACGACAGAGACCAAGCCACAGTGGCACCCACAGTTAATGGCACTGCTCCCTACACGTCAAACCCGTTCACAGATCCCTTCTTTGTCATAGAAACGTTGTGCATTATATGGTTCTCTTTTGAGCTGCTGGTCAGGTTTTTTGCCTGCCCCAGCAAAACTACCTTCTCCAAAAACATAATGAATATCATTGATATCGTCGCCATAATCCCCTATTTTATCACTCTGGGGACAGAGCTGGCCGAGAGGCAAACCAACGGCGGTCAGCAGGCGATGTCCCTCGCCATCCTGAGGGTGATCAGACTGGTGAGGGTCTTTCGTATTTTTAAGCTCTCACGACACTCAAAAGGACTTCAGATTTTGGGACAGACCCTCAAGGCCAGCATGAGGGAGCTCGGCTTGctcatatttttccttttcatcgGAGTTATTCTCTTCTCCAGTGCTGTTTACTTTGCAGAAGCAGACGACCCCACTTCCAGTTTCTCCAGTATCCCAGATGCCTTTTGGTGGGCAGTTGTCACCATGACCACAGTTGGTTATGGTGATATGCATCCGGTCACTATTGGTGGTAAAATAGTGGGCTCTCTGTGCGCAATAGCAGGCGTGCTGACCATTGCCTTACCCGTGCCAGTGATTGTGTCCAATTTCAACTACTTTTACCACAGAGAGACTGATGGAGAGGAGTACCCACAGTATCACACTGTAGGTAGCTGTGAGCACCTCCCCtcagaggagctgaggaggtCGTGCAGCTCCTCGTCTCTCAGCAAGTCAGAGTACATGGTGATAGAGGAGGGCATCAACAGTACGTTCAAACAGTCCAACTTCACCACCGAAAACAACCAGAACTGCGTGAACATCAAAAAGATCTTCACAGACGTGTAA